In Asterias rubens chromosome 10, eAstRub1.3, whole genome shotgun sequence, the following proteins share a genomic window:
- the LOC117295368 gene encoding telomere repeats-binding bouquet formation protein 2-like produces MMPDKTIPVFNKLSAWFSKSVSLRRQSLWVKHGGKIVELRKAQFIFSQDPESFDTKSLFLSDDFHMGLATVFHAGYIDACLKNKSAHNTVISKYVLLPDHLAKELHRVRISRDKQNETPDSTTAPHRSSLRDPLPEGRRADQRIDADAPSRNRTATDSEMDRHAGTSNELRSFEDRAEGRPVGAQALSEEQRMETAAGQFQNQEISKIPHVRELPQVSGPIVDFVVGRNGYSVQMST; encoded by the exons ATGATGCCAGATAAAACAATACCGGTTTTCAACAAACTGTCAGCTTGGTTTTCCAAGAGTGTTTCATTAAGAAGGCAATCTTTGTGGG TTAAACATGGAGGCAAGATTGTCGAACTTCGTAAGGCTCAGTTTATCTTCAGTCAAGATCCGGAAAGCTTTGATACCAAAAG TTTATTTCTGTCAGATGACTTTCATATGGGTTTAGCGACTGTCTTCCATGCTGGATACATTGATGCCTGCCTCAAGAATAAGAGTGCCCACAACACAGTCATCAGCAAATACGTCCTGCTCCCAGATCATCTCGCGAAAG AATTACACAGAGTTAGAATTTCACgtgataaacaaaatgaaacgcCTGACAGCACAACTGCCCCACACAGATCTAGTTTAAGAGATCCATTGCCAGAGGGAAGGCGTGCAGATCAAAGGATAGATGCTGATGCACCCTCTAGAAATAGAACAGCCACAGACAGTGAAATGGATCGGCATGCAGGAACCAGTAATGAGCTAAGAAG TTTTGAAGACAGAGCAGAAGGAAGACCAGTTGGAGCTCAAGCCTTGTCTGAGGAGCAGAGGATGGAAACGGCAGCAG GTCAGTTTCAGAATCAAGAGATCTCCAAGATACCTCACGTCAGAGAATTGCCGCAAGTATCTGGTCCCATCGTTGATTTCGTCGTCGGAAGAAACGGCTATAGTGTTCAGATGAGCACATGA